ACAGGCAAGGTGACAGTCTCGCTGAGCGGCCCCTGGATTCCACATGGCCAACAGGGTACCCGTCCCAGCCTGAAGCCAGTCAGGCTTCAGGGAAAGCCCAGAGCTGAGAGGGAGTGGGGGGCAGCCTCCTGGGGCCCAGGACACAGACCTGCTGGAGGACTTCTGGGCTGAGCCACGGCAGAACCTTGATACTGTACTTGGGGAAATCGTGGACCACTCGTTGCCGCTGCCCGTGGCTTATCATGCTGAGGTTGCTGCGCAAACCAGACAGGTAGACCTTCCCGTCCACGGAGATCAGGATGTGGCTGGCTTTGACACTcctgaggaggtggggaggggcgtCACAGGGCAGCAGGGCTCCACACCACAATTTCTTTTTCCCACCAACTTATGGCCTTCACACTCCAGGTCCAGTCAATGAGTGTGTGATACATGTATACGTGAGCATTACGTGTACCGTGTGCATGTACAAACGGACTTTATGAAACATTCCAACAGACCCCTCCCCTCTAAAAGAAGACCCACTTACCCAGCACATATCTAATACCTTTTTTACATCTTGCTCACTTCCCTTTCTGCCTCACAGACCACGTCTCCCTGCCTCCGATAAGGCTTTCAGCCAGTCTGTGTTTGCGGCACTGACTAGAACATGCCCAGCAGCAGGCACCCTGTCACTCTGCCCCCATCCCACCTGTCCTTTGCTCGCCGTCCTGCCTTCAGGACCTGTCGGTGTTGCCACCTGGGCACACCCAGGCTGCATCTCCGGGCTGCCTTGCACACTGGGTCTGACTTCCTACAACTCGCCAGTCTCATACGGGTAGAGTGACCTCCTGTTTCCATTGATTTCTCTCTGATTAGTGCCAGGCTCCTGCTCTCTACCAAGGGCTAGAAAGCCATCCAAGATACTGACCTTTGCCCTGTTGGAAACGCCcccgagaggagaggagaggagaggagaggcgcCTGTAATGGGAGGCTGACGGCCTGGCAGAGTGGATCCCCCTGGGCTGAGTGTCTGTTCAGAGCTTGCGAGTCTTTTGGGTTTCCTCTTCCATCAGCTCCATAACCTCTACTCacctttttgttggtttgttgtggTTGACTAGCAAGACTTCCTTAAATAATCTCTCTACCAAGTCAGAGGTCAGGCCAGAGACCCTGTCCATCCTTGATCTCAATCTCAGGCTTCCCTCACATCAGTCAGGAGCCCCCCACACtactgccctagccttgggcgagCCTGGGCCATACCTGTGTACATAGCCCATGTGGTGGATGTAGTCTAGGGCCTTCAGCACCCCCTGCAGGATGTAAGCGATGGCCAGTTCACTCATGCCGTCCATGAAGTGTGTACAGATgagatccttggcagaacctaCCAGGAAAAAATGTGTAGGAGACAGGAAAGGCGGCGGGGGAGGAAAAGCACACAGCAATCAGACAAGCAGGTCCTTCCCGGCCTCCTCAGCCGTGCTTTCCCACTTACCATACGCCATGAAAGACGTGACGGCCCACAGCTCGTTGTCGGCAAGGAAGGTGGCTCGATAGGGCACAATATTAGGATGGCTGAAGAGCTTTGAGAGGTGGAGCTCCCCCTGAAAGCAATGCTCAAGCTCAAGTCAGAGCCAAGGGGCAATGAAGAGGGGCTCCCCCTGAAGGGACGGCCTGAGTCACAGGGAACCTAGTGTTTGCGGGGTGCTTAGAGCCCTAGAGTAGCCCAAGCAAGTGCCCTCTCGCATCACTTTGCCTCCTCCTGCACTGTAAAGTGAGGATGATGCTAATCACCTAGATCATCAGCTGGAATGGGACTTCAATGAGTTCGTTTAAATGCTGTAAAGCATGTAAAACAGTGTTTAGCTTACAGGAGGCACTCTGTCCATGCTGACTGCAAGCAAGAATGTATAAAAGGCATTGGTGCCTCCACAGTTAAGCACCTGACTggtaatcaaaaggttggtggtttgagcccaccagccactccacagaagacagaggtggcagtctgcttccttaacaatTACAGCCTAAGCCTCCTGTCCtaacagggtcactatgtgtgggaagggagaaagaggggctttctactcctgtacagttgcattctcagaaacccacaggggcggttctacccggaGTCCAAGGAAGATGTGTTGGAATAGAGCCAACTGCAGCAGGCGCTTGGTATAAATGAATCCACGCCCCCACCATGGCTGCTTTGGACAAGGAGAGAGGAAGGCGGGTTGACTGACCAGCATTAAAGAACCCTACGGACCAAACTCCCAAGGTTTTCCACTGCAAACTTCTGCAGGAGCTGAGCACGTGGCCTTCCTACTTCCTGCCAGGTTCTTTGGAGGGTGGGCAGTGGGCTGTGCTGTAATTACCACCAGAAGCAGTGTCGAGTCTTGTTACCTGCAGGAAGGTCACCATCTCATTGGAGCAAGCTTCTAGGTTAACCCTCCGCACCGTCACGTACTCTCCCGTCGGCTTGTACCTCGCTAGGTTCACTGTCATCAGGTCCTCGAATCCTTTGCCTAAAAGGCAAGAGCAGCTCCTTAAACAAGAACGACAGGCAGCATCCCAGGAAAAGCGAGTCCATTCAAAAACAGTACGAACCAGAACACTGCCTCCCACTAGTTTCCACCCATTCTACCCGCTGCAGTCACTGGAGGGACCAAGAGGCCCTGCGCGAGGAGGACTTCAAAAGGGCCTCTCCTGTGACCTCATGTCTTCCGCACTCGGCAGAAGCTGATCTGAGAGGCCCTCTCTAGCCGTGCCCTGCGCCACTCGCTGGTCTCGGAGCCCAGGAGCTGGGCCATCAATACCTATGATGGTGAGCAGTTCGTAACACCCTCCCTCTGGCAGAAAGCTGCTCATCATCTCGTGCTTAGAGAAGGAGGCTACCGACTCCGAGCTTGCCTCATTGgtctagagaaaaagaaaaacaggtcACTAAGGGCGCGCTGGCGGGAGCACGGACCCGCGAGGAGACTGGCATCTAAGTGCACACAACAAACCCCGACTCGGGCAACGAAATATTGCCAGCACTATCAGAAAAGAAACGCGGATTTGAAAAGGAACACAAAGTAGAACAGCAGCTGTTCAATGCAGTCACCAGCGCCGAAGTCGGAGCAAATCAGTGTTCGTGCCATCTGCAAAGGGGGCCCTGGCCAGCTCCACGCAACTCACGGGGGCTCCCCAACAATGGGCACGTTTCCTTAAAGATATTGAATTCTTGGGGAAAGGACGTCGAGAGAGAGGTGCATTTGGACAAAGAATAAGGAGAGGCCATCTCTTAGGATTTAGGTCCTGCTCGCAAGATCCCCAAAGATCCAAGTCCCTTCT
This window of the Tenrec ecaudatus isolate mTenEca1 chromosome 10, mTenEca1.hap1, whole genome shotgun sequence genome carries:
- the STRADA gene encoding STE20-related kinase adapter protein alpha isoform X5 is translated as MMSSFLPEGGCYELLTIIGKGFEDLMTVNLARYKPTGEYVTVRRVNLEACSNEMVTFLQGELHLSKLFSHPNIVPYRATFLADNELWAVTSFMAYGSAKDLICTHFMDGMSELAIAYILQGVLKALDYIHHMGYVHRSVKASHILISVDGKVYLSGLRSNLSMISHGQRQRVVHDFPKYSIKVLPWLSPEVLQQNLQGYDAKADIYSVGITACELANGHVPFKDMPATQMLLEKLNGTVPCLLDTSTIPAEELTMSASRSAANSGLSESLAPSTPRTSNGDSPSHPYHRTFSPHFHHFVEQCLQRSPDVRPSASTLLNHSFFKQIKRRASEALPELLRPVTPITSFEGSQAQDHSGIFGLVTKLEELEVDDWEF
- the STRADA gene encoding STE20-related kinase adapter protein alpha isoform X2 is translated as MSFLTNEASSESVASFSKHEMMSSFLPEGGCYELLTIIGKGFEDLMTVNLARYKPTGEYVTVRRVNLEACSNEMVTFLQGELHLSKLFSHPNIVPYRATFLADNELWAVTSFMAYGSAKDLICTHFMDGMSELAIAYILQGVLKALDYIHHMGYVHRSVKASHILISVDGKVYLSGLRSNLSMISHGQRQRVVHDFPKYSIKVLPWLSPEVLQQNLQGYDAKADIYSVGITACELANGHVPFKDMPATQMLLEKLNGTVPCLLDTSTIPAEELTMSASRSAANSGLSESLAPSTPRTSNGDSPSHPYHRTFSPHFHHFVEQCLQRSPDVRPSASTLLNHSFFKQIKRRASEALPELLRPVTPITSFEGSQAQDHSGIFGLVTKLEELEVDDWEF
- the STRADA gene encoding STE20-related kinase adapter protein alpha isoform X1; this encodes MSFLVSKPERIRTNEASSESVASFSKHEMMSSFLPEGGCYELLTIIGKGFEDLMTVNLARYKPTGEYVTVRRVNLEACSNEMVTFLQGELHLSKLFSHPNIVPYRATFLADNELWAVTSFMAYGSAKDLICTHFMDGMSELAIAYILQGVLKALDYIHHMGYVHRSVKASHILISVDGKVYLSGLRSNLSMISHGQRQRVVHDFPKYSIKVLPWLSPEVLQQNLQGYDAKADIYSVGITACELANGHVPFKDMPATQMLLEKLNGTVPCLLDTSTIPAEELTMSASRSAANSGLSESLAPSTPRTSNGDSPSHPYHRTFSPHFHHFVEQCLQRSPDVRPSASTLLNHSFFKQIKRRASEALPELLRPVTPITSFEGSQAQDHSGIFGLVTKLEELEVDDWEF